The following proteins are encoded in a genomic region of Micromonospora olivasterospora:
- a CDS encoding GvpL/GvpF family gas vesicle protein, with protein MAEETGLFVYGIVPSDVEPTPDAQGVGDPPGEVAAIRHGELAALVSEVGLEEPLGRPADLTAYQELLDGTAAVAPVLPVRFGTVVTGPDAVADLLEAHHDRFAAALDEFEGRAEFVVHGRYEERELVADVLADDPAAADLARQVRGQPEEATRAERIRLGEIISQGVELRREAENRKVLDAVAALVVDSAARAPSSELDAVHLAFLVEADRADDFVDALEKYAEERGGLLRLRLLGPHAPYDFVDAHQLVG; from the coding sequence ATGGCGGAGGAGACCGGGCTGTTCGTCTACGGCATCGTGCCGTCCGACGTCGAGCCGACCCCGGACGCCCAGGGGGTCGGCGACCCGCCGGGCGAGGTGGCGGCGATCCGGCACGGCGAGCTGGCCGCGCTGGTCAGCGAGGTGGGGCTGGAGGAGCCGCTGGGCCGGCCGGCGGACCTGACGGCGTACCAGGAGCTGCTGGACGGTACGGCGGCGGTGGCGCCGGTGCTGCCGGTGCGTTTCGGCACGGTGGTCACCGGGCCGGACGCGGTGGCGGACCTGCTGGAGGCCCACCACGACCGGTTCGCCGCCGCCCTCGACGAGTTCGAGGGCCGGGCCGAGTTCGTCGTGCACGGCCGCTACGAGGAGCGGGAGCTGGTCGCCGACGTGCTGGCGGACGATCCGGCCGCCGCCGACCTGGCCCGGCAGGTACGCGGGCAGCCGGAGGAGGCCACCCGAGCCGAGCGCATCCGGCTCGGCGAGATCATCAGCCAGGGCGTGGAGCTGCGCCGCGAGGCGGAGAACCGGAAGGTCCTGGACGCCGTGGCGGCGCTGGTGGTGGACAGCGCCGCCCGGGCCCCGAGCAGCGAGCTGGACGCCGTGCACCTCGCGTTCCTGGTTGAGGCCGACCGCGCCGACGACTTCGTCGACGCGCTGGAGAAGTACGCCGAGGAACGCGGGGGACTGCTCCGGCTGCGCCTGCTCGGCCCGCACGCCCCGTACGACTTCGTCGACGCCCACCAGCTGGTGGGGTGA
- the gvpJ gene encoding gas vesicle protein GvpJ — protein MTVATTGGQAGGALERQGSGTSLADVVETVLDKGVVIDAQVSVAVVGIQLLEINARVVIAGVDTYLRFAQAVDRLDITPKNQKGLPDLIGDTTRSVGKAKAAAGLGKTVGAIGDAVREVVGGTGEDGGHEGGGRERSRRRRDEER, from the coding sequence ATGACTGTCGCGACGACCGGCGGACAGGCCGGCGGTGCACTGGAGCGCCAGGGCTCGGGCACGAGCCTGGCCGACGTGGTGGAGACCGTGCTCGACAAGGGCGTGGTGATCGACGCCCAGGTGTCGGTGGCCGTGGTCGGCATCCAACTGTTGGAGATCAACGCCCGGGTGGTCATCGCGGGCGTCGACACGTACCTGCGGTTCGCGCAGGCGGTCGACCGGCTCGACATCACCCCGAAGAACCAGAAGGGGCTGCCGGACCTCATCGGGGACACCACCAGGTCCGTCGGCAAGGCCAAGGCCGCCGCCGGGCTCGGCAAGACGGTCGGGGCGATCGGCGACGCGGTCCGCGAGGTAGTCGGCGGGACCGGCGAGGACGGCGGACACGAGGGTGGCGGGCGCGAGCGGTCGCGCCGGCGCCGGGACGAGGAGCGTTGA
- a CDS encoding SRPBCC family protein — protein sequence MPENRKPGGLVDQARDQLGGELRNLASAIGERAVSVVTEKVTGATGRLGEYARQGGGPGLIAAATGAQRLAEGDSPVKAMFHAGLAGGKEKLMSALGGGRGGRGGKKKLKVTNIVESIEVGVPVRVAYNQWTRFGDFPSFMKKVESAEAVSDEKLTWKARVFWSHRTWESTIVRQVPDRLIHWRSKGEKGSVDGTVSFHELAPDLTRILVVLEYHPQGLFEHTGNLWRAQGRRVRLELKHFVRHVMTRTVLDPDAVEGWRGEIEDSRVVRDHETAVREERKQEREGEEREGEERARGQGRRPAGRGRPEEPRAEPEEEPEEEREQRRPAARGRRRPPERRRPQQEEHDEYDEEYEAYDEGYEEEPEEEPPPPAGGSRSGPAAPAARGAGAPPPGRPSIPRAAAATRGPAQARGA from the coding sequence ATGCCCGAGAACCGCAAGCCCGGCGGCCTGGTCGACCAGGCCCGCGACCAGCTCGGCGGCGAGCTGCGCAACCTGGCCTCGGCGATCGGCGAGCGCGCCGTGTCCGTGGTGACCGAGAAGGTCACCGGCGCGACCGGGCGGCTCGGCGAGTACGCCCGCCAGGGCGGCGGCCCGGGCCTGATCGCCGCCGCGACGGGCGCCCAGCGGCTCGCCGAGGGCGACTCCCCGGTGAAGGCGATGTTCCATGCCGGCCTGGCCGGCGGTAAGGAGAAGCTGATGTCGGCTCTCGGTGGCGGCAGGGGCGGCCGGGGCGGGAAGAAGAAGCTCAAGGTCACCAACATCGTCGAGTCCATCGAGGTGGGCGTGCCGGTGCGGGTCGCCTACAACCAGTGGACGCGGTTCGGCGACTTCCCGAGCTTCATGAAGAAGGTCGAGTCCGCCGAGGCGGTGAGCGACGAGAAGCTGACCTGGAAGGCCCGGGTGTTCTGGTCGCACCGGACCTGGGAGTCGACGATCGTCCGGCAGGTCCCGGACCGGCTGATCCACTGGCGGTCGAAGGGCGAGAAGGGCTCCGTCGACGGCACTGTCAGCTTCCACGAACTGGCCCCGGACCTGACCCGCATCCTCGTCGTCCTGGAGTACCACCCACAGGGCCTCTTCGAGCACACCGGCAACCTCTGGCGGGCCCAGGGCCGCCGGGTGCGGCTGGAGCTGAAGCACTTCGTGCGGCACGTGATGACCAGGACGGTCCTCGACCCGGACGCGGTGGAGGGCTGGCGCGGCGAGATCGAGGACTCCCGCGTGGTGCGCGACCACGAGACCGCCGTGCGCGAGGAGCGCAAGCAGGAACGCGAGGGCGAGGAACGCGAGGGCGAGGAACGCGCGCGGGGGCAGGGACGGCGGCCCGCGGGGCGGGGCCGGCCCGAGGAACCGCGGGCGGAACCCGAGGAGGAGCCGGAGGAGGAGCGCGAACAGCGGCGGCCCGCGGCCCGCGGCCGCCGTCGTCCGCCCGAGCGTCGCCGTCCCCAGCAGGAGGAGCACGACGAGTACGACGAGGAGTACGAGGCGTACGACGAGGGCTACGAGGAGGAGCCGGAGGAGGAGCCCCCGCCGCCCGCCGGCGGCAGCCGGAGCGGGCCCGCCGCCCCAGCCGCGCGAGGAGCCGGAGCGCCCCCGCCCGGTCGTCCGTCGATCCCCCGAGCCGCCGCGGCGACCCGTGGTCCGGCGCAAGCGAGAGGAGCGTGA
- a CDS encoding GNAT family N-acetyltransferase, which yields MAGAVRLEPVDERNLEPLLSVAVAEAEPDDVMPPVEAPAGWSLARREAFRDYYRSGFAGFDGPTRTRMYAILVGGEVLGMIRMTRCPEPGTVETGIWLGRSARGQGIGGAALRELLNLAAAAGMRTVVASTTRDNAGAVSALRRCGAKLREDGDAVFAEICLDAIPPAL from the coding sequence GTGGCAGGTGCGGTACGGCTGGAACCGGTGGACGAGCGGAATCTGGAGCCGTTGCTCTCCGTCGCCGTCGCCGAGGCCGAGCCGGACGACGTGATGCCTCCGGTGGAGGCACCGGCGGGTTGGTCGCTCGCGCGCCGGGAGGCGTTCCGGGACTACTACCGCAGCGGCTTCGCGGGCTTCGACGGCCCGACCCGCACCCGCATGTACGCGATCCTCGTCGGCGGCGAGGTGCTGGGGATGATCCGGATGACCCGCTGCCCCGAGCCGGGGACGGTGGAGACCGGCATCTGGCTGGGGCGCTCCGCCCGGGGGCAGGGGATCGGCGGCGCCGCCCTGCGCGAGCTGCTGAACCTCGCCGCGGCGGCCGGAATGCGCACGGTCGTGGCGAGCACCACCCGCGACAACGCCGGGGCCGTCTCGGCGTTGCGGAGATGTGGCGCCAAGTTACGCGAGGACGGCGACGCGGTTTTTGCGGAAATCTGCCTCGACGCCATTCCGCCGGCTCTTTAG
- a CDS encoding DUF3263 domain-containing protein, with the protein MRSWSTLVRLGFPPVGASCRPFARPREERHAACRRLPGRHRPARAVRLRRACGRRRPRGRGPTVPPPRSAPEAATPAPASGPGAAAGDGPAAPAGGTDGLTERERKILAFERQWWRHAGAKEQAIRDTFALSATRYYQLLNALLDNPAALAAEPVLVARLRRLRTSRARNRRR; encoded by the coding sequence ATGCGGTCCTGGTCGACCCTGGTTAGGCTGGGATTCCCCCCGGTCGGCGCGTCCTGCCGGCCCTTCGCACGCCCGCGTGAGGAGCGCCATGCCGCCTGCCGACGTCTCCCCGGCCGCCACCGACCGGCCCGAGCCGTCCGGCTCCGGCGGGCGTGCGGGCGCAGGCGCCCGCGAGGGCGCGGCCCCACCGTTCCCCCGCCCCGCTCCGCCCCCGAGGCGGCGACCCCGGCGCCCGCTTCCGGGCCTGGGGCGGCCGCCGGGGACGGGCCGGCCGCGCCGGCCGGCGGTACGGACGGCCTGACCGAGCGGGAGCGGAAGATCCTCGCCTTCGAACGGCAGTGGTGGCGGCACGCCGGCGCCAAGGAGCAGGCGATCCGGGACACCTTCGCGCTCTCCGCCACGCGCTACTACCAGCTGCTCAACGCGCTGCTGGACAATCCGGCCGCGCTGGCCGCCGAGCCGGTGCTGGTCGCCCGGCTGCGCCGGCTGCGTACCTCGCGGGCGCGCAACCGGCGCCGCTGA
- a CDS encoding ABC transporter permease subunit, which yields MSLYRTELRRLGKRRFARWMTLLGLLVLGVVLVGIFLTNHKIGPAEQAEAQRQAQQQYQEQVRWAQQERTACEQAKASGQAQDGRYPPDCEMISPPPPESVEARWFLPSTFDFRASFGDTITAFTAILALVGFVVGASYVGAEWSSGGMMNLLLWRPQRLRVLLTKLAALLSGLLAVTLPAAVLWTAGFWLIGTLRGTTAKTTSGVWQSFALTGLRGLALIAVATTIGFALASLGRHTAMALGGAIGLVVVGQFGLGIVLSMAGTPFVEAWLLPTYGLAWMDQKVTLENWQSCNTISYGGECKPDTLELTWQHSAILLTVGLVLALGAALVTMRRRDIA from the coding sequence GTGAGCCTCTATCGCACGGAGCTGCGCCGGCTCGGCAAGCGGCGCTTCGCCCGCTGGATGACACTGCTGGGCCTGCTGGTGCTCGGGGTGGTGCTGGTCGGGATCTTCCTCACCAACCACAAGATCGGCCCGGCCGAGCAGGCCGAGGCGCAGCGCCAGGCCCAGCAGCAGTACCAGGAGCAGGTGCGCTGGGCGCAGCAGGAGCGGACGGCCTGCGAGCAGGCCAAGGCGTCCGGGCAGGCGCAGGACGGCCGGTACCCGCCGGACTGCGAGATGATCAGCCCGCCGCCGCCGGAGAGCGTCGAGGCGCGGTGGTTCCTGCCGTCGACGTTCGACTTCCGCGCCAGCTTCGGCGACACGATCACCGCGTTCACCGCGATCCTGGCGCTGGTCGGGTTCGTGGTCGGCGCCTCCTACGTCGGTGCCGAGTGGAGCTCCGGCGGGATGATGAACCTGCTGCTGTGGCGGCCACAGCGGCTCAGGGTGCTGCTGACCAAGCTCGCGGCGCTGCTGAGCGGCCTGCTCGCCGTGACCCTGCCCGCCGCGGTGCTCTGGACGGCCGGATTCTGGCTGATCGGGACGCTGCGCGGCACCACCGCGAAAACGACCTCCGGGGTGTGGCAGTCGTTCGCGCTGACCGGGCTGCGCGGGCTGGCGCTGATCGCCGTCGCCACGACGATCGGGTTCGCGCTCGCCTCGCTCGGCCGGCACACCGCGATGGCCCTCGGCGGGGCGATCGGGCTCGTCGTGGTCGGCCAGTTCGGGCTCGGCATCGTGCTGTCGATGGCGGGGACGCCTTTCGTCGAGGCGTGGCTGCTGCCGACGTACGGGCTGGCCTGGATGGACCAGAAGGTGACCCTGGAGAACTGGCAGTCCTGCAACACGATCTCCTACGGCGGCGAGTGCAAGCCGGACACCCTGGAGCTGACCTGGCAGCACTCCGCGATCCTGCTCACCGTGGGACTGGTGCTGGCCCTCGGCGCGGCGCTGGTGACCATGCGTCGGCGCGACATCGCCTGA
- a CDS encoding ATP-binding cassette domain-containing protein, protein MPAVLEIEGLRKTYRSRRRGVRHALDGFDMLVEQGQVHGFLGPNGSGKTTTLRTLLGLIRPNAGRMAILGQEVPDALPAVVGRVGAIVESPQFFPHFSARDTLSLLAGAGGVPQARVEEVLELVGLRDRAKERVKTYSLGMKQRLAVASALLKDPKLLILDEPANGLDPGGIREMRTLMRDLAASGMTVVLSSHILGEIQLICDSVTIISLGRRVAFGPVEQVLAAHSQGSVRVRLEAVADLAAAADALTRAGVQVTAQPDHLVLAGVDKPAAVTRLLAENGLYVSELVPVTVDLESVFLELTATAPVPGQHRQVDESTKVGDGGQPSVAGGGWGV, encoded by the coding sequence TTGCCGGCTGTCCTGGAGATAGAAGGTCTACGTAAGACGTACAGGAGCCGCCGCCGGGGCGTACGACACGCCCTCGACGGCTTCGACATGCTCGTCGAGCAGGGGCAGGTGCACGGCTTCCTGGGGCCCAACGGCTCCGGCAAGACCACCACGCTGCGTACGCTGCTCGGCCTGATCCGGCCCAACGCCGGCCGGATGGCGATCCTCGGGCAGGAGGTGCCGGACGCCCTGCCCGCCGTGGTCGGCCGGGTGGGCGCCATCGTGGAGAGCCCCCAGTTCTTCCCGCACTTCTCCGCCCGCGACACCCTCTCGCTGCTCGCCGGGGCGGGCGGGGTGCCGCAGGCCCGCGTCGAGGAGGTGCTGGAACTGGTCGGCCTGCGGGACCGGGCCAAGGAGCGGGTCAAGACGTACTCGCTGGGCATGAAGCAGCGGCTCGCCGTCGCCTCGGCCCTGCTCAAGGACCCGAAGCTGCTCATCCTCGACGAGCCCGCCAACGGCCTGGACCCGGGCGGCATCCGGGAGATGCGCACCCTGATGCGGGACCTGGCCGCGTCCGGGATGACGGTGGTGCTCTCCAGCCACATCCTCGGCGAGATCCAGCTCATCTGCGACTCGGTCACGATCATCTCGCTCGGCCGGCGGGTCGCCTTCGGCCCGGTCGAGCAGGTGCTCGCCGCGCACTCTCAGGGCTCCGTACGGGTCCGCCTGGAGGCGGTCGCCGACCTGGCCGCCGCGGCCGACGCGCTGACCCGGGCCGGCGTCCAGGTGACCGCCCAGCCCGACCACCTGGTGCTCGCCGGCGTCGACAAGCCGGCCGCCGTGACCCGGCTCCTCGCCGAGAACGGCCTGTACGTCAGCGAACTGGTGCCGGTCACGGTCGACCTGGAGAGCGTCTTCCTGGAGCTGACCGCAACCGCCCCGGTCCCCGGGCAGCACCGCCAGGTCGACGAGTCCACGAAGGTGGGCGACGGGGGCCAGCCCAGCGTCGCCGGAGGAGGGTGGGGCGTGTGA
- a CDS encoding DeoR/GlpR family DNA-binding transcription regulator produces the protein MDRYARWNALLEMLTDSGRVTVEEAAERLDVSQATIRRDFDQLAQQQMITRTRGGAVANGVSYDLPLRYKTAKHSAEKQRIGAAAAALVSPGTVVGLNGGTTSTEVARALAVRPDLNTSAEGAQLTVVTNALNIANELLVRSRMKVVVAGGVVRPKSFELVGPLGGALLREVTLDVALLGVDAIDPQLGAAAHHEGEAAMNSLMVARAKRVVVIADSSKLGGHAFARICPVDRVETLVTDAGAAPEVVAAFRAAGVHVICA, from the coding sequence GTGGACCGGTACGCCCGATGGAACGCGCTGCTGGAGATGCTGACCGACAGCGGACGGGTGACCGTCGAGGAGGCCGCGGAGCGGCTGGACGTCTCCCAGGCCACCATCCGGCGCGACTTCGACCAGCTCGCCCAGCAGCAGATGATCACCCGTACGAGGGGCGGGGCGGTCGCCAACGGCGTGTCGTACGACCTGCCGCTGCGCTACAAGACGGCCAAGCACTCGGCCGAGAAGCAGCGGATCGGCGCCGCCGCCGCGGCGCTGGTCTCGCCGGGCACCGTGGTCGGCCTCAACGGCGGCACCACCAGCACGGAGGTGGCCCGGGCCCTGGCCGTCCGGCCCGACCTGAACACCAGCGCCGAGGGCGCCCAGCTCACCGTGGTCACCAACGCGCTGAACATCGCCAACGAGCTGCTGGTCCGGTCCCGGATGAAGGTGGTGGTGGCCGGCGGCGTCGTCCGGCCCAAGTCGTTCGAGCTGGTCGGCCCGCTGGGCGGGGCGCTGCTGCGCGAGGTCACCCTGGACGTGGCCCTGCTCGGCGTGGACGCGATCGACCCGCAGCTCGGCGCCGCCGCGCACCACGAGGGCGAGGCGGCGATGAACAGCCTCATGGTGGCCCGGGCGAAGCGGGTGGTGGTCATCGCGGACTCGTCCAAGCTGGGCGGTCACGCCTTCGCCCGGATCTGCCCCGTCGACCGGGTGGAGACCCTGGTCACCGACGCCGGCGCCGCCCCGGAGGTCGTCGCCGCCTTCCGCGCGGCGGGCGTCCACGTCATCTGCGCCTGA
- a CDS encoding SIS domain-containing protein gives MAFVHAEIASQPDCWREAALLAPTVAEHLPRPGERVAVVGCGTSWFMATAYAGLREAAGQGETDAFQASEFPAGRRYDRLVAITRSGTTTEVLDLLAALRGQLPTTVVVGDPASRAVALASAAVTMPFADERAVVQTRFATTALALLRAHLGDNLVALSADAEVAVRAPLPIDPARIEQVTFLGRGWTVGLAQEAALKCREAATFWAEAYPAMDYRHGPISVAAPGRLVWAFGGIPDGLPEDVAATGAAFVHSRTHGCRTVLTSWAAGRTPLDPMADLILAQRFAVELATSRGLDPDAPRHLARSVVLA, from the coding sequence ATGGCTTTCGTCCACGCGGAGATCGCGAGTCAACCCGACTGTTGGCGGGAGGCGGCGCTGCTGGCCCCCACGGTCGCCGAGCACCTGCCGCGCCCCGGAGAGCGGGTCGCCGTCGTCGGTTGCGGCACGTCGTGGTTCATGGCGACGGCGTACGCCGGGCTGCGCGAGGCCGCCGGCCAGGGCGAGACCGACGCCTTCCAGGCGTCCGAGTTCCCGGCCGGCCGCCGCTACGACCGGCTCGTCGCGATCACCCGCTCCGGCACCACCACCGAGGTGCTGGACCTGCTCGCCGCGCTGCGCGGCCAGCTCCCCACCACCGTCGTCGTCGGCGATCCGGCCTCCCGCGCCGTGGCGCTGGCGTCCGCCGCGGTCACCATGCCGTTCGCCGACGAGCGCGCGGTCGTGCAGACCCGGTTCGCCACCACCGCGCTGGCCCTGCTCCGCGCCCACCTCGGCGACAACCTCGTCGCGCTCTCCGCCGACGCCGAGGTGGCCGTCCGGGCGCCGCTGCCGATCGACCCGGCCCGGATCGAGCAGGTCACCTTCCTCGGCCGGGGCTGGACCGTCGGGCTGGCCCAGGAGGCGGCGCTGAAGTGCCGCGAGGCGGCCACCTTCTGGGCCGAGGCGTACCCGGCGATGGACTACCGGCACGGCCCCATCTCCGTGGCCGCACCGGGCCGGCTGGTCTGGGCGTTCGGCGGGATCCCCGACGGGCTGCCCGAGGACGTCGCCGCCACCGGCGCCGCCTTCGTGCACAGCCGCACCCACGGCTGCCGCACGGTGCTGACGAGCTGGGCGGCCGGGCGTACGCCGCTGGACCCGATGGCCGACCTCATCCTCGCCCAGCGCTTCGCCGTCGAGCTGGCCACCAGCCGCGGCCTCGACCCGGACGCACCGCGACACCTGGCCCGCTCCGTGGTACTGGCGTGA
- a CDS encoding ROK family protein, with protein sequence MSRAHVVVALDVGGTGMKCALVRPDGSTLHTERHPTDAGRGPDAVVDTILEVAEGLAGKARADGLDPVALGIAVPGVVDSARGVAVWSANAGFRDVPLRDLAVARLGLPTALGHDVRVGGLAEARLGAGRGTGHVLFVAIGTGIAAAHVVAGSAAVGAHGAAGELGHILVRPDGPRCGCGRPGCLEAVSSAAAIARRYAELAGASASAAEVAQRAADGEPTADRVWREAIEGLADGLASAQALFDVERVVIGGGLAQAGPLLFEPLRAALRERMTFHREPALAAAALGDEAGCLGAALLALDAIDLDNWRH encoded by the coding sequence GTGAGCCGAGCGCACGTCGTCGTCGCGCTGGACGTCGGCGGCACGGGGATGAAGTGCGCCCTGGTCCGCCCGGACGGCAGCACCCTGCACACCGAACGGCACCCGACCGACGCGGGTCGCGGCCCGGACGCCGTGGTCGACACCATCCTGGAGGTCGCCGAGGGGCTGGCCGGCAAGGCGCGGGCCGACGGGCTCGACCCGGTCGCGCTGGGCATCGCGGTGCCGGGCGTCGTCGACTCCGCCCGCGGGGTGGCCGTCTGGTCGGCGAACGCGGGCTTCCGGGACGTACCGCTGCGGGACCTGGCGGTGGCGCGGCTCGGGCTGCCGACGGCGCTCGGCCACGACGTGCGCGTCGGTGGCCTGGCCGAGGCGCGGCTCGGCGCGGGCCGGGGCACCGGACACGTCCTCTTCGTCGCGATCGGCACCGGGATCGCCGCCGCACACGTCGTCGCCGGGTCGGCCGCCGTCGGCGCGCACGGCGCCGCCGGGGAGCTCGGCCACATCCTGGTACGCCCCGACGGGCCGCGCTGCGGCTGCGGGCGCCCCGGCTGCCTGGAGGCGGTGTCCTCAGCCGCCGCGATCGCCCGCCGGTACGCGGAGCTGGCCGGCGCGTCGGCCTCCGCCGCCGAGGTGGCCCAGCGGGCCGCCGACGGGGAGCCGACGGCCGACCGGGTGTGGCGGGAGGCGATCGAGGGGCTGGCGGACGGGCTGGCCAGCGCGCAGGCCCTCTTCGACGTCGAGCGCGTCGTGATCGGCGGCGGCCTGGCCCAGGCCGGCCCCCTCCTGTTCGAGCCGCTGCGGGCGGCGCTGCGCGAGCGGATGACCTTCCACCGGGAGCCGGCCCTGGCCGCGGCGGCCCTCGGCGACGAGGCCGGCTGCCTCGGCGCCGCGCTGCTCGCCCTGGACGCGATCGACCTCGACAACTGGAGACACTGA
- the nagA gene encoding N-acetylglucosamine-6-phosphate deacetylase — translation MTLRVSGKVVTPTGVVRQGCVELEDDRITAVAEYPAARDGHWVVPGFVDMHTHGGGGHTFTTGDADSARAAAAFHLRHGTTTLLASLVSSPFELMRDATAAFRPLVAEGVLAGVHFEGPYLSAARCGAQNPEFLRDPSTEELAALVELGEGAVRMVTLAPERDGALEAIRLLTAHRVVAAVGHTDATYDQTRAAVAAGASVGTHLFNGMRPVHHREPGPVVALLDAPNVVCELVADGVHLHDGTLTFVTSTAGPERAALITDAMAAAGMPDGEYELGGQAVTVADGVARLARDGAIAGSTLTMDAALRHAVHAGIPMADACLMVATTPARAIGLGDRLGALQVGLRADLVVLDDDLNVLRVMRGGAWVE, via the coding sequence ATGACCCTGCGGGTGAGCGGCAAGGTGGTGACCCCGACCGGCGTCGTTCGGCAGGGCTGCGTGGAACTGGAGGACGACCGGATCACCGCGGTCGCCGAGTACCCGGCGGCGCGCGACGGCCACTGGGTCGTCCCCGGCTTCGTGGACATGCACACCCACGGCGGCGGCGGGCACACCTTCACCACCGGCGACGCCGACTCGGCCCGCGCGGCTGCGGCGTTCCACCTCCGGCACGGCACCACCACGCTGCTGGCGAGCCTGGTCAGCTCCCCGTTCGAGCTGATGCGCGACGCCACGGCGGCGTTCCGGCCGCTGGTCGCCGAGGGAGTGCTGGCCGGCGTCCACTTCGAGGGGCCGTACCTGTCCGCCGCCCGCTGCGGGGCGCAGAACCCGGAGTTCCTGCGCGACCCGTCCACGGAGGAGCTGGCCGCCCTGGTCGAGCTGGGCGAGGGAGCCGTCCGCATGGTCACCCTGGCTCCCGAGCGGGACGGCGCACTGGAGGCGATCAGGCTGCTCACCGCCCACCGCGTGGTCGCCGCGGTCGGGCACACCGACGCCACGTACGACCAGACGCGCGCCGCCGTGGCGGCCGGCGCGAGCGTCGGCACCCACCTGTTCAACGGCATGCGCCCGGTACACCACCGCGAGCCCGGCCCCGTGGTGGCCCTGCTGGACGCCCCGAACGTCGTGTGCGAGCTGGTGGCCGACGGGGTGCACCTGCACGACGGGACGCTGACCTTCGTCACCTCGACCGCGGGACCGGAGCGGGCCGCCCTGATCACCGACGCGATGGCCGCCGCCGGGATGCCCGACGGCGAGTACGAGCTGGGCGGCCAGGCCGTCACCGTGGCCGACGGGGTGGCCCGCCTCGCCCGCGACGGCGCGATCGCCGGCAGCACCCTCACCATGGACGCCGCACTCCGGCACGCCGTGCATGCCGGCATCCCGATGGCCGACGCCTGCCTGATGGTCGCCACCACTCCCGCCCGCGCGATCGGCCTCGGCGACCGGCTCGGCGCGCTCCAGGTCGGGCTCCGCGCCGACCTGGTCGTCCTCGACGACGACCTCAACGTACTCCGGGTGATGCGCGGCGGCGCCTGGGTGGAGTGA
- a CDS encoding DUF4032 domain-containing protein: MLVDVRITSALVDPALLDLPWSTPLEEWPAEHLVALPQGISRHIVRFVRLGGYVYAVKETGERVAEREYDLLRALERIDFPAVEAVAIVADRQTDDGEPLDPVLITRHLQFSLPYRALFSQTLRPETMGRLLDALAVLLVRMHLTGFFWGDCSLSNTLFRRDAGAFAAYLVDAETGALRTSLSNGQRGEDVEIARVNIFGEALDLQAAGLLHESIDPEVVCEEVVQRYERLWHEVTYEQQVERDARHDIERRIRRLNELGFDVAEVAMSTVSDGRYLVRPKVVDAGYHSRRLLRLTGLDAEENQARKLLNDLDAYRAESDLTDEQQAAHRWLTEVFEPVVRAVPAHLRRKLEPQELFTQLIEHKWLLSEKAGRDVGMGPAVQSFLSDVLVHRPDEQAVLGVEVHPAD; encoded by the coding sequence ATGCTTGTCGACGTGCGGATCACCTCTGCCCTCGTGGACCCGGCGCTGCTCGACCTGCCCTGGTCGACCCCGCTGGAGGAGTGGCCTGCCGAGCACCTGGTGGCGCTGCCGCAGGGCATCTCCCGGCACATCGTCCGGTTCGTCCGCCTCGGCGGGTACGTGTACGCGGTGAAGGAGACCGGCGAGCGGGTCGCCGAACGGGAGTACGACCTGCTCCGCGCGCTGGAGCGGATCGACTTCCCCGCGGTGGAGGCGGTGGCCATCGTCGCCGACCGGCAGACCGACGACGGGGAGCCGCTCGACCCGGTGCTGATCACCCGGCACCTCCAGTTCTCCCTGCCGTACCGGGCGCTGTTCTCCCAGACGCTGCGCCCGGAGACGATGGGCCGGCTGCTCGACGCGCTGGCGGTGCTGCTGGTCCGGATGCACCTGACCGGCTTCTTCTGGGGTGACTGCTCGCTGTCGAACACCCTGTTTCGGCGGGACGCCGGCGCGTTCGCCGCGTATCTCGTCGACGCCGAGACCGGGGCCCTGCGCACCTCCCTCTCCAACGGCCAGCGGGGCGAGGACGTGGAGATCGCGCGGGTCAACATCTTCGGTGAGGCGCTGGACCTCCAGGCCGCGGGCCTGCTGCACGAGTCGATCGACCCGGAGGTGGTCTGCGAGGAGGTCGTGCAGCGCTACGAGCGGCTCTGGCACGAGGTCACGTACGAGCAGCAGGTCGAGCGGGACGCCCGGCACGACATCGAGCGCCGGATCCGCCGCCTCAACGAGCTGGGCTTCGACGTGGCCGAGGTGGCCATGTCGACCGTCTCCGACGGCCGCTACCTGGTCCGGCCGAAGGTGGTCGACGCCGGCTACCACAGCCGCCGGCTGCTCCGACTCACCGGCCTCGACGCCGAGGAGAACCAGGCCCGCAAGCTCCTCAACGACCTGGACGCCTACCGGGCCGAGAGCGACCTGACCGACGAGCAGCAGGCGGCGCACCGCTGGCTCACCGAGGTCTTCGAGCCGGTGGTCCGGGCGGTGCCGGCGCACCTGCGCCGCAAGCTGGAGCCGCAGGAGCTGTTCACCCAGCTCATCGAGCACAAGTGGCTGCTGTCGGAGAAGGCCGGCCGGGACGTCGGCATGGGCCCCGCGGTGCAGTCGTTCCTGTCGGACGTGCTGGTGCACCGCCCGGACGAGCAGGCCGTCCTCGGCGTCGAGGTGCACCCGGCCGACTGA